The Flavobacterium psychrotrophum region CGGTACGCCCGCCGCTGAAGGTCATTTTCTTACCGTCGACGACATAAAGGAAATTGAGCGCGTAAATCAGGGTACTTTTCCCAATATTGTTAGGCCCCACTATTTGTAGGGAATCACATTCATGCAGGTTGATATCGGCCTTAGCATAAAGGCTGGAGTTGAGTATGACAATTCTTCTCAGCATAAGGAGATGCTTAGGTAGGGTTAGTTGTTTTATTTAATGGTAGCTCTTCTTGGCAATGAGACCACCCAGTTGGTTTGCTGCCGCCTAAATTTAAGAAAATTAGCAATATGAAGCGACTTATTCTGAGATCGATACGAAGAAATTCTACCAGAGATTTCTTTTCAATACCCTGAAAAGCATTTTTTACGGTAAATTGTCTATGGCGATATTATCTAGTAGCTGCGCGGAATAACATCAGTAACGCTACGATATCACGTTTAGGTTGGCGGAGTAATTGTTAAAACAGCTATTTAAAAGTATTTTTTGTTTTGTTAAGCTGTTTGTGTGGTAATTGTATTTTCAAGCGAAGTCGTCAAGCCGCTTCCCGGCTGCATAAGGTTTGCTGTAGTGTAATTAACTAACTTTTCCTCTTGTGAATACTAGGTATTTCATAACCTCTCCAAATTATTGCTGCCTGTATGCTTCCATGGCAATTTCAAAATCTTCTTTTATGAATTCCCAGTAGCATCCGCGCAGGCATTCCGGGTCGAAGTCTGTATCAGCCTTTTCAAATTTGGTAAAGTTCGTTACTATGAGTGTGGGGTCGTGGCTGTAAGGATACCGCAAGGCATGTAGCTCCAGCATCCGTCCAATCGGGTAGAGAGGGAGCAACTCGTAGCGGTCAAAAAAGTCTTTCTTACGACCGCCTCGTTGGATGACATCGACTTTCATTGCAATAATTTCTTCGGTGGTAGCCATACGTATGCCTTCCACATGGAGGGGATCCTGCATAAAAGGATCTGTGGTATAGAATAGATCTAATTTGATAGTGTTTTCACGATCCGTACCCAAGAAATAGGAACGTCCCATACCTACAGGACCTGAAGAAACCTTTCCAGATATTTAAAAAGCCTCGATAATGTCTGTTCTATGCTGTCAAAGTTAATACTGCCGTAATCTGCATCGGTGAACAGGTCGATATCCACTGAAATCCTGTGGTCGTGTTGCAGGGAAAGTGCTGTGCCGCCTACCAGGCGAAACGGATGCAATTCGGGTAGTTCCATCAATTGTAACAGCACTTGTTGCAACAACCGTTTTACGGTATTCCAATACATTTTAGCCATCTGGAGTTATTGTCTTACGTACTTCTTCGCTTCCGTAAAAACGCAGGATCTCTTTTTTCTCGGTAAGGTTTCCACGTTCGAAAATACGCCTGATAACGGCTGTAGCCTGTCGCTGCCAGTCAATTTTTGTTATATTGGTGTCCCAAAACAGGGATTTGCGCAGTCGGGAAAGGTTCGGGGTATTGTGAGCTGCTTCTTTCTTCTTTAGTTTGGCGATATCATAATACGCCTGTAGTAGTACTAAGGTACCTTCTTCCAAGCCGAGGGCTTTTTCGAGCTTAAGCGATGTAGCGGTAGAAAGGTCACGTTTGCCGAGGATAACCTGGTTAAGGCTTTGCGGAAATTCATCTATAGACAAGGCAAAAGGGCGTTGGGCAAGCTGCCTTTTGGCGAGCTCGCGTTGTAAAACCGCTCCCGGGTGTATGCCTTTGTAGCGTTCAAATTGCTTGTCCATATCACTAATGTAAACAAATTTGCTTACATATTGCTTTTTTACTGCATTTACTATTATATTTTGAAATAATATTAAATGGTAATTGGGGGAACAATCCTTGGATTATCTTATAATTGTAGATTTTTACGTCCGTTACAGACGGCGCTACTTCAACAGTAGAAAAAGACTATAAAGTAAAATTGGGTCAGATTTTCACCCCTGGTGGTTACCCTGTTTATGGCTTTGGTAAAAACATTCCGCTATTATTCGGTATAGGTGTGCAGCACGAGCCAGAGCTTTCAAAAATTGACGATAGACTATAAACCCAGCCTGGCGATTTGGAGTATTTCTTGCGGTAGATATACCACTCTTTAAACATAAGAACAGTATTAAACGCAAAGAATAGATTTTTCATCTACGAGTAATATAATTATTACGTTACAATAAGATGAACCCATTATTTCCCGCTATGGTGTGTAGTGGTATTAGAACCTCGCTGTAAAGTTTTGTGTTCAGGCCGGAAGCATCCATTTTAGGAAAAATAGTTATGAATTCTTCCAGGTATTTATTTTTAGGTGCCTTAGTGCATATTACATTATAAGCTTCTTGTTGTAGTCTTACAAACGGCTCAAAGTGCTTTTCGAGCGACGGCAGCTTATCGGATTTAATACTGTTGAATTGTTTATCAATTGGCGCTAGGTTCCAAATCAGGTCATGCGATACGAAGGCATGGGGTATGAAATGATCTACCGCGTAATTGGTTATGTCCATTTTGGTGTTGGTATAAATACATTCGATCGAGCCTAACTCCTTAAACACGATGTCCCAATAGTGTTTTCGTTGGGGCAGGAGGGAACCACGAAAAGGAGGTTTTATAAGTTTTCCGGCAATATCAGGAACGCTTGGGTTACGCACCTGAAGGAATGCAGCCAGGTTCCACAGGCAGTAATCTTTCAGAATGCGCGAATGTGTTGTTAGGTACCCTACCCACTTCGGGTTGATGATAATCTGGTGGCTGTCCAGTGCATACAAACAATCTCCTTCAAAAGCAGCCGAAGCGGTATAGATGTACTTTTTATAACTACTGTCGTTATTTATAGTTGTTTTATTAAACCAGGGTGAGAGGAACCAGTGTGGTACATTATTATCGAAATGCCATAAAACCTTTACAGTCTCCGTCTTAATTGAACCTGCTAACCGGCTCACAATGTCTTCCTGCCGGAGGTTTACCGGTAATGCTTCGCCTGCCTTAATGGTTTCTATTGACTGTTGCAACAGGTCCTGTTTTCCAAAAGACACGTGGAAATAATTTACAGTGTACCAAGCTCCGGCCACCATACGCGCAAATAACTCCTGTTTTTCGATGACCGTTTTGCCTGTTTCCACGGCTTCAAGTATTGCTAAAAACCAGTAGAACTTGTAGGTAGAAGCCGTATTTGAAAATAAGCCTGACAATGTTTTAACCGGTAGGTTAGGATGAAATGGAACCATATAAGTAATAATTCACTCTTTGATTAAAGTGTTTGCTAAATTATCAAACTTTCCGGTAGAAGCCCTCGTGCAGTGACACCTTGCAATACTTCTCATGTACTTTAGGATAGTTCACGATATAATTGTCAAAGCCAATCCATTTCATGATCAGGTGGTTCAACAATGTATATAAGCGAATTGCACTGTAAAACATTTCCCTTGTCTTGGTGTCGTCGGTGCGTTTATCCCCCAATAGCGATAAATCAGGCACACGCCCGTGAAGGAAATCATTACGTGTATTAAGTATCTTAAGGTCCTCAGGCGATAACGTAATTCCAAGCGCCTCAAACGGTGCGTGTAGCTTGGCTTTATTTGTAGGCTGGTTCAGGTAACTTATCCTGCCTTCCAGTGTTTGGTAACCCTCATCAGTAATCTCTGTTTTAAATTCCGTAAGGGCATTTAAAAGGGCTAGTCTGACCTTTTTACCAAGCGGTTTTGAAGGTATTGGCTTAAGGTCTTTTTTTAACCCGTCCGTAATAAGCGGTGAGATGGTCTCCAGGGCAATCGCATACCCCCCGGGCATGAAGAGTAAAGACGCTTTCGCCGACTCCATCATTAGCATGATTACGGATGTAAATTCACCTGAGCTGTATAACTTGTTTGTAAGCACTGACAGTTCATTTGCGGAGACCGGCCGCAGTGTTTTTGCTTTTATAAGTTTGTCTACCAAGGAGTGCCTTTTCCTTATGTATGCTGCCGGATTGGAATTGACCGGGCTGTAGATGGTATGCAAACTTTTCCGGAACGCCTGAAACCTAAATGCTTTAAATGCATCCATTTTCCTGTTGGAGTATGCAAAGTAAAAACCGAAATTCCCCTCCATTTTACCCATTAAGTAGCCCATGGCATTTTTTAGGGCAAATGTTTTATCACAAAAATCTTCGAAGTCAAGTCTGCTTTCGGCTTCCATGCCCAAATAGTAGTTGCCTTCTGTATCATTGAAATAATACGCCCACACCGTTGTAGTGCCAATTATTGCTTTCAGGCATGTTGAGGAGAGCGTACCAAAGTCATTTTCGTAAACACTGTGCTCAATATAATGGTGAAAAGCCAAGGATTTTTCAACGGGTATTATCAGGCGGTAAAATTGCTTAGTTTTACTAAACCCGGAGGAGGTAAACTGGTGGGATGAGGCAGCCACTCCCGTTGCCGTGGAAATACCGTCGATAAATACGTTTTTTAAGTTGAGTTTATACCCTTGCCAACTTATATATGACCGTTTTATAATTTTACCTACTTCCCATCCCGGAAAGGCCCTGAAAAAATCAATATCCAATTCCAAGGTAGCCTCGTTATTTGCTATCTCAAAACGGGCATCAGCATCAGGCAGTTTCCCCGGGTGACTAAAGGTTACATCAGCAGGTTGCAACAGGCGTTGCACCAGCGCTGCGGCTTCTTTTATATGTACGTAATGTACTTTACGGCTTTTCGATTTTCGTATCATATCTGGCTTCTTACAATAATCTCGGTTCAGTAACATTGATATAACACATGCATTCAAGATTGTATCCCTTTCGCCTGTTTGTATCGCCTAAGCCCACCCATATCTGGTTTTTTAAATCCCGATATTTATACATGCAATAGGCAGCTAATCTTTTTTCTAAAAATTCCTTGGAAGAATGCGCCATGTAGGTTACGCCAATCCCAAGAGTCGGGCTAAAAAGCGAGGCATCGTGGAGGTTCCCGTCGCCGATAAAATCTGTTTTGGCCTTATCGATTTGCCTTTCAAATTGTAACAGCCCTGGTTTATCCATAGAAAGGATGGCGATGGCAATTTTTACCTTATGCTCAAGGGCGCTGTCGGCCAGTGCATCTAAGAGTACTGAAATACCCTTTGGAAGGTAGATTTCCGGCTTTTTTGAGGGTAAGAGGCTGTGTCCAAATTTATGTAGGTAGTAGTTGTTTATAGCGTCAGTCATTGGCATAAAAGAAACAAATTCATGGCCTTGCGTTTTTTCGGT contains the following coding sequences:
- a CDS encoding helix-turn-helix transcriptional regulator, which codes for MDKQFERYKGIHPGAVLQRELAKRQLAQRPFALSIDEFPQSLNQVILGKRDLSTATSLKLEKALGLEEGTLVLLQAYYDIAKLKKKEAAHNTPNLSRLRKSLFWDTNITKIDWQRQATAVIRRIFERGNLTEKKEILRFYGSEEVRKTITPDG
- a CDS encoding nucleotidyl transferase AbiEii/AbiGii toxin family protein produces the protein MGRSYFLGTDRENTIKLDLFYTTDPFMQDPLHVEGIRMATTEEIIAMKVDVIQRGGRKKDFFDRYELLPLYPIGRMLELHALRYPYSHDPTLIVTNFTKFEKADTDFDPECLRGCYWEFIKEDFEIAMEAYRQQ
- a CDS encoding HNH endonuclease domain-containing protein, which produces MVPFHPNLPVKTLSGLFSNTASTYKFYWFLAILEAVETGKTVIEKQELFARMVAGAWYTVNYFHVSFGKQDLLQQSIETIKAGEALPVNLRQEDIVSRLAGSIKTETVKVLWHFDNNVPHWFLSPWFNKTTINNDSSYKKYIYTASAAFEGDCLYALDSHQIIINPKWVGYLTTHSRILKDYCLWNLAAFLQVRNPSVPDIAGKLIKPPFRGSLLPQRKHYWDIVFKELGSIECIYTNTKMDITNYAVDHFIPHAFVSHDLIWNLAPIDKQFNSIKSDKLPSLEKHFEPFVRLQQEAYNVICTKAPKNKYLEEFITIFPKMDASGLNTKLYSEVLIPLHTIAGNNGFILL
- a CDS encoding nucleotidyl transferase AbiEii/AbiGii toxin family protein is translated as MAKMYWNTVKRLLQQVLLQLMELPELHPFRLVGGTALSLQHDHRISVDIDLFTDADYGSINFDSIEQTLSRLFKYLERFLQVL